The genomic segment AGCGTCGGGACATCAGGATCGTCAGCGCAGCGAGGGCGTTATGAATACCGCCTTCCTTCATTGTAGCATCGAGCTCGTCCAGGGACAGAGTCCTCACTTCGATACGTTCTGTCAAATCGGGAAAATGCTGACGCTCTGGTGGCAAATAACAGCCGCGGGCTAAAAACATATGGAGCCGATTGGTCAGGATCGCCGGATTGGGGCTGATGACGCCCACCTTTTCGATGCTGCGCGCGCGATAGCCGGTTTCCTCTTCCAGTTCCCGCGCCGCGGCCAAAGCCGGGTCCTCATCATCATCAATACCGCCGCCCGGACATTCCAGGGTCATCTGCATCATCCCCACGCGCGGCTGATGCACGAGGATCGCGCGGCCGTCTTCCGTCAGGGCGAAGACATTCACCCAGGATCTTGTGTCGATGCGATAATACGCCAGCGGCACAGGCTTGCCGTTTTCCTTCTCTACGAGGGAAACCTCTTCGACTTGAAAGACCGGGGTTTGAGCCAGGACCTTCTTATGTGTGATGCTCCAATCCATAGGCTTACCTGTCGATTCCATAGATTTTGCTGATGACCACCGGCTTTTTCACGAAAAGCTCAGAAAGCTTCCGCCGGATCATGAGCCGCGCCTGTTCATTGAATGAGACGATGGAAAATTCCTTGCGCGACTCGGCCTGATACAGATGATGCAGGCTTCCCAGTATTTGCATTTCGCATGCCTCCTCTTCCGCTTCGTCAGCGAAGGGCAGGCCGATAAATTCCACTTCGATCTGCATAGGATGCTGGGGGCCGACAAGCCCGGTGCAGATCGCCATTCCCGAGTCGCCGATCTTATGCCGTGAACGCATAGTGTCGTAACTCATGGGCAAACGCGACCAGGAATCTATGAAAAGTGAAGGAAGATCAAACTCAGCGAAGATTTCATAGCCATCGGCACCAAGCGCCACCACGCGACCGTTGCGAGCGGGAATCACCTGCTCAATCCTTGGGGCCAAAGCCTGATTGGTCTTGATCTGCGTGAAAGTCCCGTGCACGGGCATATAAAACTGGGGATTCACAGCCTGAATCAGGCGGGTCAGATCCCCTGCATAGGCATGGCCGCTGACATGAATCCCGGGCTTCTCGCGCGCGGTGATCATCTTCGCGCCTTTTTCATGGCCCATGCTGATCAGTTTGAAAATGGCCTTTTCATTGCCGGGAATCACGCGCGAAGAAAAGATCACCTGATCCTCGGCCTTCACCTGCAGATGATTGACCTCGTCATTCATAATGCGCTTCAGGCCCGAGCGGTACTCGCCCTGACAACCCGAACAGAGCACCACCACATCCTTGCGACTCAGGCGCGCCGCGGCGTCTTCATCGACCAGCACCTGGGCTTCCTCACCAAGCAGGCTGAGTTTGGCGGCAATCTCAAGACTCTTGCGGAGCCCGGCACCGAAGACCAAAACTCGTTTCTGAGTCTCCTGCGCCGCCCGCAGCACAGTTTTGATGCGCCAGAGGTTACTGGAGAAAGTCGTGAGATAGCTGATGCCCGTCGCGGTCGCAAAACAGGCCTTCAGTTCGGGAAGGACTGTGCTTTCACTCGGGCATTCTCCGCTGGATCCGGCGTTGGTGCTGTCGGCGACCATGACGCGGAAAGGGGAGGACTTGGCGTTTTTACTGACGCGATCCAGGTCCAGGTCCGGGTCGATCGGCAAAAAACCCTGCACTTTGAAGTCGCCGGTGTGAAAGATCCGATTGCCGTCGCCCATGTCGATCGCCAGCGCACTGCACTGGGGAATGGAATGGGGGACATGAATCCAGTCGATCTTTGCATGGCCGACGCGGCAGGAATCACCTGATTTTATAGGGCGTATATCATAAGCGGTCTGATCACCGCGCTGCATGAGTTTATCTTTCAAAAGCTCATGCGCCCAGGGACCGATGTAAACAGGAGCCGGCCAGCGCGTCAGAAAATAGGGAAGGGCGCCGAGATGATCTTCATGGCCGTGCGTGATCAGATAGGCCGTGGGTTGCATGCCGAGGATGCTTTCCAGCTCCTCCCATGCAGGAATATGCGCATCAACGCCAATTTCGAAGGGTTCGGCGAACGACAGACCGCAGTCCACCAGCAGGCAGACCCCTTGATTGACGTAAAGAGTGAGATTCATCCCGAACTCGCCGCAGCCCCCGACCGTAAAGATATACACTCGTGTCGGATCCTGGAGAGACTGAGCTTGAAGGGTATTGTGCATTGATTTCGTCCGGAAAATGCCAGCAGCAGCGACGCTGGCGTCGCGAAAACTGAGCGTTTATACAGAACTTGCAGTCAAATTGCTATCCTTTTGCAGGCCGGAAAAGGAAGGGGTAACTGATCTGAATGCTTCCCTTCTGTGGTTTTGGCCATTTCCAGTTGGCAATCTTGCCGCGCACGCATTCAATCATCTTGGGATCGCTGATGGAACTCGTGACCAGGTCAATGTCAAAGACCTGACCCTGGGTGTCGAGGTGCCATTGCCACTCCATGGAACCGACTGTCTGCTGATTGCGTCGCAACGCCAGCTCGTAGCAAAGCTGAAGTTCAAACCTATATTTGGCGATGGTCTGCTCGATCAATTTGGGATCGAGGGTACCGATCAAAGGTTCGCGCACGATCTTCGGTTTGTCAGGATCGAAAATCGAAGCCTGGATCTGGCTGACCTTGTCATTGAAATTCCGGAAGCTGCCCTGTTCGACAAGACTCAGAAAACTGCTGTCCGCGGCGATGACCAAGGGGCTGGAGTTGTCGACTGTCACCGGGACCACGGGCTCGCGGTGGCGGACGATCCGCTTCTGATGATCCTCGGCAAAGCGGGCCAGCTGCTCGACTTCTTTATACATGGCGTCTTCATCGGACGCTTCCGCCTTGAAGAGCTGGACCTTGGTCGGCTCGACAGTCTGGCGGTACTCATTGAAATCGTAATTCCGATCCGAGGTGAATTCCTGCGTCGCTTTTCTGCGCAGGGAAAGAGTCACCTGAGCATTCTTATGCCAGATGTTCAACTTATCTTCAAGGCGCAGAAGGCTGCCGCGGAAGCTCTCGCCCATGACATAGGGCAGGGCTACAAGTGCGTTCCGGCGATCGTTCAGAATACGGCCTTCCAGGTTCTCGCGCTTGGCGAGAATGGCCTCGATATCATGATCGAGCTGCCGGTAAAGATTACGATAGTGCTCACGGGACTCCAGGAAAACAGGGTGCTGCGCCGGATTTCCCTTGAGCGCATCATAGCCCAGCAGGGTATCGGTGAAGCCCTTGGCGAATTCCATGGCGGATCGGATCGGCACGAGCCTATCGTATTTCACCTGCAGGCTTTCCGGAACATTGAGCAGGTGCTTCGGATGAATGAAGGGCAGAGTATATTCGTTCCTAAGGTCAATGAAATCGCGTGGCCGATCATCCGGTTTCTTCAGAAGACCGAGGACGAAACCACCCATAAACCAAAGGGCGGCCACAAGGCCGATGCCGAGGAACTTTAAATCCTGACGACCGCCAAACCAAAGATCAAGCGACGAACCGCGATAATCCTTGTTCGTGGTCTTCTGCACGGCCCGGGTCTGGCGCTCTTTGCCAATGCGAATCAGAACGCGCAGGTCATTGTAGGCGATACTGCCGTAATCGCCCTTTTTCATGATGTGCGTATAAGCCGATTTCCGATCGGAGTTGATATCCTCGATCTTGCCTTCAAAGGTCGTGAAGCCTTCCCAGTTGGGATCCAGGTCCACTTCCACGCCACGTTTGGTGATCTTCAGAATGCGGATATCAGTCGGCAGGGCATAAAAAGGTGCGGTCAGCTCGCCATCTGGGTCACTCGTGAGAAAGATCGAGCCGCGTTTGGTGAAAGGACGCGAAGTCTTCGAGAGGAGCTCACCGTTCTGGTGAACCTCGATGAAGATTTTGTAATTGTCCCGCGGTTTTTTCCGCAGTTTCCACCAGGAGCGCCTCAGGGATCAGTCTCCTTCAATGCTTGAGCACCCTTGTTTCAAAGCCGTATTTCGCAATGCGGGCTTCCGCCAGGGCATAGATCACAGGTCTTAGGTGAATGTATTTCAGCTTCTGATCCACCGCGAGCACCGCGGTCGTTCGGGTCAGGTTGCTTTCGAGCTTGATCGCCGTGGAATAGGCTTCCTTTTTCACCCGGTTTTGCAGATAGGTGACCAGGGGCTCCACGTCTTTCATATTCTGCGAATCAATCGGCCAGCTGAAGCGGCGTCGATCCGAAGTCACGACCAGGACCTTCTTCCCATCCTGAAACACACCGAGCCAGATGCCGCCATCCGGAAGATTCTTCGCATCATACTGAATCACATCCACACGCGCACCGAGGCGTGGATTGAGTCCCGTCAGAAGATGCCCGCGCAGAATGATGACCAGTCCAAACGCGATCAACGCCGGAAAGGGGAACCACAGCACAGGTTCCTGCAGTCTTTCCTTGAGGCCCATCAGGGCTTCGACCCAGCTTTGATTGCGTCCCTGGCCGTTCATAAGAGCCCGCCTCCGACGACGACCTTGTCAAAGAGCTTGGAGCTGCGCAGACCGGAAATGCACTGAATCACGATCGGCATCGGAATTTCCTCGGTCGGGAGGAAAAGCACGGTGCGCGAACGAGTTTTGCCGGTTTCCTCGGCCTTTTCCTGCATCCAGCGCTCCATGTCCTTGGCGAGGCGGTTCAACTGGGGCGCTCCATCCGCATGCGGTATGTAGAATTTATTCCGTACATTGGTCAGGTCCTGAGCGAAAGCGCCGACCGTTCCGAAGAAAAAGGCGTCGCGCGTCAGAAGAATCAGGGGCGTATCCGCCGACAGCGTTTCACTGCCTTTTTCGGCGAAATTCTTGAATCCCGTGTCCTGGATCGGGACCTGGACCACAGGAATCTCCGCTTCGATCAAACCATAGCGGCCGGCCATGGAAATCGCCCGCAGAACGGACGACAGATAAAACATGAGGCCCACGGCCGCGAGCACGCTGATCGGGATATACCAGACGTTATTAGATAATCTCTTCTTCGTCCTTGATATCTTCAACTGAAGCATCGTCGAAGCTGTCATCTTCCACCTCGGTCTTGGATTCGGTCGGCGCGGCTTCGCGCTTGCTCACAGGCTCCTGGACGGGCGCAGCGGCTTCTGCCATCGGCGCGGCGACATAGGTCGCCATTTCCTGCGGAGCCAGAAGGTTGATCAGAACGGACACACCGTAATGCACGCGTTCGGTCAGGCGAATCGCGAGACCGCGGAGCATCTGGTGTCCGGTGAGAAAGAGCATGCTCATCAGAAGGCCCATCGTCGTGGGATTGAGCGAACCCGCGATCCCGTTGGCGAGACGCGCCTGCTTTTCCGAGGTATCGAGGATTTCAATCGAATCGAAAGCCGCCCAAAGCCCATCGATCGTCCCGAGTATCCCGATCAGAAGAATCAGCGTCGAGAGCGCGGGAAGAATGCTGATCCGTGATTCGAGCCTCGGCAGAAAGTCGATGGTTTCCTCTTCGATCGTTCCCCGCACGGTATGCGGATCACGCTCCAAAGCTTCCAGAGCTTTCAGGCCGATCGACGGCAGCGAGGTATACGACGCGTTCTTGCAGATACTCACCGCGCGCTCCAGATCCTCGGCTTGGACGGAGCGGCGAAGGTTGTTCAAAAACTTTTTGAAATCAACATTGTAAACGAACTGCAGCATAATCAGACGTTCGAAGATGATCAGTGTGCCGATGAAGCCCAAGGCAATGATCGCAATCAGATAAAGATTGCCATTTTGTAAACTGACTGCCAGCTGACTCCACATCAGTGAGCCCTTTCCTGTCGATGACTGCAGATATCATTACTATTGTAACTCTGTCAGACAGGCTTTGGATACTGGCGGGCCAGGGTTTCAGCGCTTGTTGATTTTGGTAATTTCGGTTTGAGCGTTAAGTTCCGCATCAATCTCAT from the Oligoflexus sp. genome contains:
- a CDS encoding NUDIX hydrolase yields the protein MESTGKPMDWSITHKKVLAQTPVFQVEEVSLVEKENGKPVPLAYYRIDTRSWVNVFALTEDGRAILVHQPRVGMMQMTLECPGGGIDDDEDPALAAARELEEETGYRARSIEKVGVISPNPAILTNRLHMFLARGCYLPPERQHFPDLTERIEVRTLSLDELDATMKEGGIHNALAALTILMSRRFLLND
- a CDS encoding ribonuclease J, yielding MNLTLYVNQGVCLLVDCGLSFAEPFEIGVDAHIPAWEELESILGMQPTAYLITHGHEDHLGALPYFLTRWPAPVYIGPWAHELLKDKLMQRGDQTAYDIRPIKSGDSCRVGHAKIDWIHVPHSIPQCSALAIDMGDGNRIFHTGDFKVQGFLPIDPDLDLDRVSKNAKSSPFRVMVADSTNAGSSGECPSESTVLPELKACFATATGISYLTTFSSNLWRIKTVLRAAQETQKRVLVFGAGLRKSLEIAAKLSLLGEEAQVLVDEDAAARLSRKDVVVLCSGCQGEYRSGLKRIMNDEVNHLQVKAEDQVIFSSRVIPGNEKAIFKLISMGHEKGAKMITAREKPGIHVSGHAYAGDLTRLIQAVNPQFYMPVHGTFTQIKTNQALAPRIEQVIPARNGRVVALGADGYEIFAEFDLPSLFIDSWSRLPMSYDTMRSRHKIGDSGMAICTGLVGPQHPMQIEVEFIGLPFADEAEEEACEMQILGSLHHLYQAESRKEFSIVSFNEQARLMIRRKLSELFVKKPVVISKIYGIDR
- a CDS encoding AgmX/PglI C-terminal domain-containing protein, producing the protein MEVDLDPNWEGFTTFEGKIEDINSDRKSAYTHIMKKGDYGSIAYNDLRVLIRIGKERQTRAVQKTTNKDYRGSSLDLWFGGRQDLKFLGIGLVAALWFMGGFVLGLLKKPDDRPRDFIDLRNEYTLPFIHPKHLLNVPESLQVKYDRLVPIRSAMEFAKGFTDTLLGYDALKGNPAQHPVFLESREHYRNLYRQLDHDIEAILAKRENLEGRILNDRRNALVALPYVMGESFRGSLLRLEDKLNIWHKNAQVTLSLRRKATQEFTSDRNYDFNEYRQTVEPTKVQLFKAEASDEDAMYKEVEQLARFAEDHQKRIVRHREPVVPVTVDNSSPLVIAADSSFLSLVEQGSFRNFNDKVSQIQASIFDPDKPKIVREPLIGTLDPKLIEQTIAKYRFELQLCYELALRRNQQTVGSMEWQWHLDTQGQVFDIDLVTSSISDPKMIECVRGKIANWKWPKPQKGSIQISYPFLFRPAKG
- a CDS encoding MotA/TolQ/ExbB proton channel family protein; amino-acid sequence: MWSQLAVSLQNGNLYLIAIIALGFIGTLIIFERLIMLQFVYNVDFKKFLNNLRRSVQAEDLERAVSICKNASYTSLPSIGLKALEALERDPHTVRGTIEEETIDFLPRLESRISILPALSTLILLIGILGTIDGLWAAFDSIEILDTSEKQARLANGIAGSLNPTTMGLLMSMLFLTGHQMLRGLAIRLTERVHYGVSVLINLLAPQEMATYVAAPMAEAAAPVQEPVSKREAAPTESKTEVEDDSFDDASVEDIKDEEEII